A window of Synechococcus sp. MEDNS5 contains these coding sequences:
- the dapB gene encoding 4-hydroxy-tetrahydrodipicolinate reductase, with protein MSSAAAGSIPVVVTGALGRMGAEVIRAIQAAEDCHLVGAVDTTPGKEGHDVGDCLGLGPLEVAVTADLEGCLCACSQAVRDDGRGHGAVMVDFTHPSVVYGNTRAAIAYGVHPVIGTTGLSPQQLNDLSEFARKASIGGAVIPNFSVGMVLLQQAAAAAARFYDHAELTELHHNRKADAPSGTCIKTAELMEELGKSFNPDEVEEHESLEGSRGGRRPSGLRLHSLRLPGLVAHQEVMFGAPGETYTLRHDTIDRSAYMPGVLLCVRRVRQLEGLVYGLERLI; from the coding sequence ATGAGTTCAGCAGCGGCTGGTTCGATCCCTGTGGTGGTCACAGGAGCGCTTGGAAGGATGGGTGCTGAAGTGATCAGGGCTATTCAAGCCGCGGAGGACTGCCATCTCGTCGGTGCCGTGGACACCACGCCTGGCAAAGAGGGACACGACGTTGGCGATTGTCTCGGCCTAGGGCCCCTCGAGGTCGCCGTGACCGCCGATTTAGAAGGATGCCTCTGTGCGTGTAGCCAAGCCGTACGCGACGACGGTCGCGGACACGGTGCCGTGATGGTGGATTTCACTCACCCGTCAGTCGTTTACGGCAATACCCGCGCCGCAATCGCTTACGGCGTGCACCCCGTGATCGGCACCACCGGGCTTTCACCACAACAATTGAACGATCTCAGTGAGTTTGCGCGCAAAGCATCCATCGGCGGCGCTGTGATCCCCAATTTCTCCGTGGGAATGGTGCTGCTGCAACAGGCAGCCGCGGCAGCAGCGCGCTTTTACGACCATGCTGAACTCACCGAGCTTCATCACAATCGCAAGGCCGATGCACCCAGCGGGACATGCATCAAAACCGCTGAACTGATGGAGGAACTCGGCAAATCCTTCAACCCCGACGAGGTCGAAGAACATGAATCCCTTGAAGGGAGCCGCGGTGGACGTCGTCCTAGTGGACTTCGCCTTCATTCTCTGCGGCTACCGGGCTTGGTTGCACATCAAGAAGTGATGTTCGGAGCCCCTGGCGAAACGTATACCCTTCGCCACGACACGATCGATCGCTCTGCATACATGCCAGGGGTGCTGCTGTGCGTGCGCCGGGTCCGTCAACTCGAGGGGCTGGTCTACGGCCTTGAACGCCTGATCTGA
- a CDS encoding high light inducible protein, whose protein sequence is MSEVPANAPVIRGATVTTEDGGRLNAFATEPRMEVVTTESGWGFHERAEKLNGRMAMLGFIALLATEFAMGGEAFTRGLLGIG, encoded by the coding sequence ATGTCCGAAGTACCTGCAAATGCACCGGTCATCCGTGGAGCAACAGTCACAACAGAAGATGGTGGCCGTTTGAATGCATTCGCCACAGAGCCCAGAATGGAAGTGGTAACCACCGAAAGTGGTTGGGGGTTCCACGAGCGCGCCGAGAAGCTGAACGGACGCATGGCCATGCTCGGCTTCATTGCTCTGCTTGCGACTGAATTCGCCATGGGCGGAGAAGCCTTCACCCGCGGCCTGCTGGGCATCGGCTGA
- a CDS encoding FAD-dependent monooxygenase, whose translation MPDVTATDRFLIVGAGPTGSLLALGLARQGFNVLLVDHQARPELIERSRAYALTHSSRRLLQRLDVWDQLRCFLSPFESLRLDDRVLELTAWFRSRDLRPGNRGSEAIGWILDHKPLMTTLLHELENNALVNIHFSVDSRSLQQQREHFNWTVAADGSRSTLRRSKAMPFWSHSYEQGCFTAKVSLDGAEQRCAYELFRAEGPMAVLPLGGKLYQVVWSAPLQHCRERLNLQDHQLLQQLAAVLPVGIRPTALLDQPGAFPLELSLAPQLNAADLLLVGESGHRCHPVGGQGLNLCWRDVSDLLDLTKSRTLSGSLPSNLGRLYTWRRLPDLISVLLSTDLLIRLFSNRQPLMLPVRFLIIKLLAQARWVRRVSLSAMTDGPGTLLSRLPECGQRIARHGDQQRSTTPAESRSAQFSSAENGT comes from the coding sequence TTGCCAGATGTCACGGCAACTGACCGGTTCCTAATTGTTGGAGCCGGTCCAACGGGCTCCCTTCTCGCCCTTGGTCTTGCACGGCAGGGATTCAACGTCCTGTTGGTTGATCATCAGGCGCGCCCCGAATTAATTGAAAGAAGTCGTGCATACGCCTTAACCCATTCATCCAGGCGATTGCTTCAACGCCTGGATGTGTGGGATCAACTGCGGTGTTTTCTATCCCCGTTTGAGTCTCTTCGTCTCGACGACCGAGTTCTGGAATTAACTGCATGGTTTCGCAGCCGCGATCTCAGACCCGGCAATAGAGGGTCTGAGGCGATCGGCTGGATCCTGGATCACAAGCCGTTGATGACAACGCTCCTGCACGAGCTTGAAAACAACGCATTGGTCAACATTCACTTCAGCGTTGATTCCCGTTCCCTACAGCAGCAGCGAGAGCATTTCAACTGGACTGTCGCTGCTGATGGTTCTCGCTCGACGCTTCGTCGCTCTAAGGCGATGCCGTTTTGGAGTCACTCCTACGAGCAAGGTTGCTTCACAGCCAAAGTTTCCCTCGATGGGGCTGAGCAACGATGTGCCTATGAATTGTTCAGAGCCGAAGGTCCAATGGCTGTCTTGCCACTTGGCGGCAAGCTGTACCAAGTGGTCTGGAGTGCTCCTCTTCAGCACTGTCGTGAACGGTTAAACCTGCAAGACCATCAACTGCTGCAGCAACTAGCAGCCGTTCTTCCAGTGGGGATTCGTCCCACAGCTCTTTTGGATCAACCTGGGGCGTTCCCTTTGGAACTCAGCCTTGCCCCGCAACTCAATGCCGCAGACCTGTTGTTGGTCGGAGAATCGGGCCATCGCTGCCACCCCGTTGGTGGCCAGGGACTGAACCTCTGCTGGCGGGATGTGAGCGACCTGCTTGATCTCACGAAATCGAGAACTCTCAGCGGTTCTCTGCCTTCAAACCTGGGGCGCCTCTACACCTGGCGACGGCTTCCTGATCTGATCAGTGTTCTGCTCTCCACAGACCTTCTGATCCGATTGTTCTCCAATCGGCAACCACTAATGCTGCCGGTGCGGTTCCTAATCATCAAGCTTCTGGCGCAGGCCAGATGGGTTCGACGCGTCAGTCTTTCTGCCATGACCGACGGTCCTGGCACCTTGCTCTCCCGCTTGCCAGAGTGTGGGCAGAGGATTGCCCGCCATGGTGACCAGCAGCGATCCACAACCCCAGCCGAATCCCGCTCTGCTCAGTTTTCTTCAGCAGAAAATGGGACTTAG
- a CDS encoding DUF2949 domain-containing protein codes for MVTSSDPQPQPNPALLSFLQQKMGLSDNAINLGLRQATLEQAPLPVVLWSFGLLNLSQYQDVLDWQHQHE; via the coding sequence ATGGTGACCAGCAGCGATCCACAACCCCAGCCGAATCCCGCTCTGCTCAGTTTTCTTCAGCAGAAAATGGGACTTAGTGACAACGCGATCAATCTGGGATTGCGTCAAGCCACTTTGGAACAGGCTCCTCTCCCTGTCGTGCTTTGGAGCTTCGGTCTTCTGAATCTCAGCCAATACCAGGACGTTCTCGACTGGCAACACCAGCATGAGTGA
- a CDS encoding adenine phosphoribosyltransferase, whose protein sequence is MAAMMPGLRPFRHHLVDLRQYVRDIPDFPKPGILFRDISPLLKEPSGWDEVIRRLTAVCDRWQPDLIVGIESRGFIVGTALATQLKKGFVPVRKPGKLPGEVIGINYTLEYGSDRLEIHADALSDHPRVMLVDDLLATGGTASASAELVTKAGGVLVGCGFVIELADLAGRKKLPAGVPVESLIIYN, encoded by the coding sequence ATGGCTGCGATGATGCCAGGGTTAAGGCCTTTCCGTCACCACCTCGTGGATCTTCGTCAGTACGTTCGCGATATTCCCGACTTCCCTAAGCCCGGAATCTTGTTCCGAGACATCTCTCCCTTGCTCAAGGAACCCAGCGGATGGGATGAGGTGATCCGGCGCCTGACCGCTGTGTGTGATCGATGGCAACCGGATCTGATCGTGGGCATCGAATCCAGGGGGTTCATTGTTGGAACGGCACTGGCAACCCAGTTGAAGAAGGGGTTTGTACCCGTGCGCAAGCCCGGCAAATTGCCTGGTGAGGTGATCGGAATCAATTACACCTTGGAGTACGGCAGTGATCGACTGGAGATTCATGCTGATGCTCTGTCTGATCATCCGAGGGTGATGCTTGTGGACGACCTTCTGGCCACTGGCGGTACGGCCTCGGCATCGGCTGAATTGGTCACCAAGGCCGGCGGAGTGCTTGTGGGATGCGGATTCGTGATCGAACTTGCGGATCTCGCTGGGCGCAAAAAACTTCCAGCTGGTGTACCGGTCGAATCACTGATTATTTACAACTGA
- a CDS encoding DUF3038 domain-containing protein — MTDVSVPAVSDPSQPEAVLGRRALERLDLLLLTVESLDLNGGEAMLWATRQLGFETVFPNRVELWKRRCHNPLRRSTRRGSLAAVETEALIRILCAMADRLYPLLHQLLSSKEPAHLTEQRWALLDQRLGDLIEERMNLRRGAIQRLLDGQQAMPLQRQLVLTLALAAGPGGVDRLRASLLDPTP; from the coding sequence ATGACCGATGTTTCAGTTCCGGCGGTATCCGATCCGTCTCAACCCGAAGCCGTTCTCGGCCGACGGGCGCTCGAACGCCTGGATCTTCTGTTGCTGACCGTGGAGTCACTGGATCTCAACGGAGGTGAGGCCATGCTGTGGGCAACCCGACAGCTCGGGTTTGAGACGGTTTTTCCCAACCGCGTCGAACTCTGGAAGCGCCGGTGCCATAACCCACTCAGGCGATCAACCCGCCGTGGATCTCTTGCAGCGGTTGAAACTGAAGCCCTGATCCGCATTCTCTGCGCCATGGCGGATCGTCTCTACCCATTGCTGCATCAACTGCTGTCAAGCAAGGAACCTGCACACCTCACAGAGCAACGCTGGGCACTCCTGGATCAGCGCCTCGGCGACTTAATCGAAGAGCGCATGAACCTCCGCAGGGGAGCCATTCAGCGCCTGCTTGATGGTCAACAGGCCATGCCCCTTCAGCGCCAACTCGTGCTCACACTGGCCCTGGCTGCCGGTCCAGGTGGAGTCGATCGGCTCCGCGCCAGCCTTCTCGATCCGACCCCCTGA
- a CDS encoding DUF4335 domain-containing protein, with product MLKQSFRYDQTAARLEVDGLPDFSADHGTNAIGILSSWRLTMISGPEMEGKREHLEALMAAVIPYARLQLSGVSRIQGQDGGPVRILPLEQGHQLELISSRSGVPPLILQLDDADLADLVRCLDALRHDERVRIQWPLINHAPLPKRDLAERTPLLQRLAAPVLGTGTFLLLGLVGLLVPIPTPETPQTTPQLEEQEERREPPISNPAQAD from the coding sequence ATGCTGAAACAGTCCTTCCGATACGACCAAACCGCTGCACGCTTGGAGGTTGATGGTCTTCCAGACTTTTCTGCCGACCATGGCACCAATGCGATCGGCATTCTCTCCAGCTGGAGACTCACCATGATCAGTGGCCCCGAAATGGAAGGGAAACGGGAGCACCTGGAAGCCCTCATGGCTGCGGTCATTCCCTATGCCCGTCTTCAACTTTCGGGGGTGTCCAGAATTCAAGGCCAGGATGGGGGGCCTGTGCGAATCCTCCCTCTCGAGCAAGGACATCAACTGGAACTGATCAGTAGCCGCAGTGGCGTTCCTCCTCTGATCCTTCAACTCGATGATGCGGATCTTGCAGACCTGGTGCGCTGTCTCGATGCCCTGCGCCACGACGAAAGGGTTCGCATCCAGTGGCCTCTGATCAACCATGCTCCTCTGCCGAAGCGAGATTTGGCAGAACGAACACCCCTGCTTCAACGCTTGGCAGCACCAGTGCTGGGCACCGGCACGTTTTTGCTTCTTGGACTGGTCGGTCTGCTTGTGCCAATCCCCACACCCGAGACCCCGCAGACCACTCCCCAGCTCGAAGAGCAGGAAGAGCGACGAGAGCCACCGATTAGCAATCCTGCACAAGCTGATTGA
- a CDS encoding EF-hand domain-containing protein, whose amino-acid sequence MLIWLPSLKIGAFGLLITPLAALPGWAESRPVHSYGQRMEALFIRRDVNGDGRLETGEVKGDPYLERRLQRRDSRGFLLLEDLRPSTPHPSGRRLQQRFRQADRNGDGQLDRSECRSLPWLNRNFTSFDLDANGGLTLEELWIVQRSLAPRSPAP is encoded by the coding sequence ATGTTGATTTGGCTGCCATCACTGAAGATCGGGGCGTTTGGGCTCCTGATCACTCCACTTGCTGCTCTTCCGGGGTGGGCTGAATCCAGACCCGTCCACTCCTATGGGCAGCGGATGGAAGCGCTGTTTATTCGCAGGGATGTGAATGGTGATGGACGCTTGGAGACTGGTGAAGTGAAGGGTGACCCATACCTTGAACGCAGACTGCAACGCCGTGATTCCCGGGGCTTCCTTTTGTTGGAAGATCTCAGACCATCAACGCCTCATCCCAGTGGCAGGCGTCTACAGCAACGCTTCCGTCAGGCCGATCGCAACGGCGATGGTCAGTTGGATCGATCGGAATGTCGTTCTTTGCCCTGGCTCAACCGCAACTTCACCAGCTTCGATCTTGATGCGAATGGTGGATTGACACTTGAGGAGCTTTGGATTGTTCAGCGTTCACTGGCCCCTCGATCACCTGCTCCCTGA
- a CDS encoding response regulator has product MIWVVDDDPELRQMVGTYLIDQGYDVRSLSDVKQLEARLEFQRPDLIVLDLMMPGDDGLTALRRLRDAGDDLPVVMLTARGEGVDRIIGLEQGADDYLAKPFLPRELSARIEAVLRRRSSLPAGTPLAEGGDVVFGENVLDLAARTLTRDGKPVVITSGEFSLLASFVQHPHRPLSRERLIELARGPGCDTDSRSMDVQVSRVRKLVEPDPTRPRYLQTVWGYGYVFVPDGQPRSR; this is encoded by the coding sequence ATGATCTGGGTGGTCGACGACGATCCTGAGCTGCGCCAGATGGTGGGCACCTACCTGATCGACCAGGGCTACGACGTGCGCAGCCTCAGTGACGTCAAACAGCTCGAGGCAAGACTCGAGTTCCAGCGACCTGATCTGATCGTTCTCGATCTGATGATGCCTGGAGACGACGGTCTCACAGCCCTTCGTCGTCTCCGCGACGCTGGAGACGACCTGCCAGTGGTCATGTTGACCGCCCGCGGCGAGGGCGTTGACCGCATCATCGGTCTTGAACAGGGTGCTGATGACTATCTCGCCAAACCCTTTTTGCCGAGGGAACTCTCCGCGCGAATCGAAGCCGTTCTTCGGCGCCGCAGCTCCCTCCCGGCTGGAACTCCTCTCGCGGAAGGTGGCGATGTGGTGTTCGGAGAGAACGTGCTCGATCTTGCCGCCCGGACGCTGACCCGCGACGGCAAACCAGTGGTGATCACGAGTGGTGAATTCAGCCTGCTGGCATCCTTTGTGCAGCACCCACACCGTCCGCTGTCGAGGGAACGGCTCATTGAGCTGGCACGCGGGCCTGGTTGTGACACAGACAGCCGCAGCATGGACGTGCAGGTCTCCCGGGTACGCAAACTGGTGGAACCTGACCCCACACGTCCCCGCTACCTGCAGACCGTCTGGGGCTATGGGTACGTGTTTGTTCCCGACGGTCAACCTCGCTCTCGCTGA
- a CDS encoding ATP-binding protein — protein MPSPSWQKRISSLLGWGTLALGSSAFCLLVFQALFGRQLEQLQTIQLGRDLALNVRLTELALERYPPHLVAELTGLDLVVTVRPEPSPMDPSAGFKRQSEALQQQLCQRLSHCPMAHPHRAAGDERSIWIELISPLEPIWLKVNVPSMMRWPPEPTLLGLSLVGSGIICGGLFLLVEVEGPLRSLEKALARVGEGGGPDAVPARGAPEVQRLTKRFNAMVQRLATSRQERATMLAGIAHDLRAPITRLQFRLSMPQLTAEDRERCAGDLQSLERITGQFLLFAGGGDSEASVEVPLEQLLSEVASSHPADQLHLDLMPLSMAVKPVALGRAIANLIDNAFSYGTAPVVLRLRELNSRCNIEIWDQGEGMPASEWEQALQPFHRLDSSRGQQGHCGLGLAIVSHVANLHGGRLECLQGDLCSEQHPPGRFAIRLSLPLPADRQCSEPTQS, from the coding sequence ATGCCGTCTCCGTCCTGGCAGAAGCGCATCAGCTCACTGCTGGGATGGGGAACCCTGGCGCTCGGCAGTTCGGCCTTCTGTCTGCTGGTCTTCCAGGCCTTGTTTGGACGTCAGTTGGAGCAGCTTCAGACCATTCAGCTCGGTCGTGACTTAGCCCTCAACGTCAGGCTCACAGAACTGGCCTTGGAGCGATACCCACCCCATCTGGTGGCGGAACTCACCGGATTGGATCTGGTGGTCACCGTGCGGCCCGAACCGTCGCCGATGGATCCATCGGCAGGATTCAAACGTCAGTCTGAGGCACTACAGCAACAACTTTGTCAGAGATTGTCCCACTGCCCGATGGCCCATCCCCACCGCGCAGCTGGGGATGAACGCAGCATTTGGATTGAGCTGATTTCACCCCTGGAGCCCATCTGGTTGAAGGTGAATGTGCCCTCGATGATGCGTTGGCCCCCAGAGCCAACCCTCTTAGGACTGTCACTGGTTGGATCGGGCATCATCTGCGGCGGGTTATTTCTGCTCGTGGAGGTCGAGGGCCCTCTGAGAAGCCTGGAGAAGGCCCTTGCCAGGGTCGGGGAAGGGGGCGGACCGGATGCTGTACCGGCTCGAGGCGCGCCGGAAGTACAACGACTCACGAAGCGCTTCAACGCAATGGTGCAGCGCCTAGCCACAAGTCGCCAAGAACGGGCCACCATGCTGGCCGGAATTGCCCACGACCTAAGGGCACCGATCACGCGCCTTCAGTTCCGGCTCTCCATGCCTCAACTCACGGCGGAAGACCGAGAGCGCTGCGCTGGTGATCTTCAGTCCCTCGAGCGGATCACGGGGCAGTTTCTTTTGTTTGCAGGAGGTGGAGACAGTGAAGCCTCGGTCGAGGTTCCTCTCGAGCAGCTGCTGTCAGAAGTGGCCAGCAGTCATCCAGCTGATCAACTCCATCTGGATCTCATGCCTCTCTCCATGGCCGTGAAACCGGTGGCCCTCGGCAGGGCGATCGCCAACCTTATTGACAATGCGTTCTCTTACGGAACAGCCCCTGTGGTTCTGCGACTGCGTGAACTGAACTCACGCTGCAACATCGAAATCTGGGACCAGGGTGAAGGCATGCCAGCCAGCGAATGGGAACAGGCGCTTCAGCCCTTTCACCGCCTCGATTCTTCCCGAGGGCAACAAGGTCACTGCGGGCTCGGGCTCGCGATCGTCTCCCACGTGGCGAATCTTCACGGGGGACGCCTGGAGTGTCTGCAGGGGGATCTCTGTTCCGAACAGCACCCTCCAGGACGCTTCGCCATTCGCCTCAGCCTCCCCTTGCCTGCTGATCGCCAATGCTCAGAACCCACACAAAGCTGA
- the ppk2 gene encoding polyphosphate kinase 2, with protein sequence MAHKDKDKGKHKAHDKKKDSGDKLPDTVLDSFAGSEQDLASPAELLDDLLEGRNNKIERLNKKLYEAELVKLQTQLVKMQYWIKDTGYRMIVLFEGRDAAGKGGTIKRLTEPLNPRGCRVVALGTPTERQKTQWYFQRYVEHFPAAGEIVVFDRSWYNRAGVERVMGFATPEQVEQFLDDVPKFERMLVQSGILLLKYWFSVSDTEQEARFQSRIDDPTRRWKLSPMDLEARNRWVEFSQAKDTMFNHTNIPEAPWFTVEADDKRRARLNCLRHVLSKVPWEDMTPPAIELPPRPEQGNYTRPPINEQFFVPNAYPYT encoded by the coding sequence ATGGCGCACAAGGACAAAGACAAGGGCAAGCACAAGGCCCATGACAAAAAAAAGGACAGCGGAGACAAGCTTCCCGATACCGTCCTGGATAGCTTTGCGGGCAGCGAGCAGGATCTCGCCAGTCCGGCAGAACTGCTGGACGACCTGTTGGAAGGTCGGAATAACAAAATCGAACGGCTGAATAAAAAGCTGTACGAAGCCGAACTGGTGAAACTCCAGACCCAGCTTGTGAAAATGCAGTACTGGATCAAAGACACCGGCTACCGCATGATCGTTCTGTTTGAAGGGCGGGATGCGGCAGGAAAAGGTGGCACGATCAAACGTCTCACAGAGCCCTTGAATCCCCGAGGTTGCCGTGTCGTTGCCCTCGGAACGCCGACCGAGCGACAGAAAACGCAATGGTATTTCCAGCGCTACGTGGAACATTTCCCTGCAGCCGGTGAGATCGTGGTGTTCGATCGCAGCTGGTACAACCGTGCAGGCGTGGAACGAGTGATGGGCTTCGCCACTCCTGAACAGGTTGAGCAATTTCTTGATGACGTGCCCAAATTCGAGCGCATGTTGGTGCAGAGCGGCATCCTGCTGCTGAAATATTGGTTTTCGGTGAGCGACACCGAACAGGAGGCCCGTTTCCAATCGCGAATCGACGACCCCACCAGACGCTGGAAGCTCAGTCCCATGGATCTGGAAGCACGTAATCGTTGGGTGGAGTTCTCCCAGGCGAAAGACACCATGTTTAATCACACCAACATTCCGGAGGCTCCCTGGTTCACCGTTGAAGCCGACGACAAGCGCAGAGCACGCCTCAACTGCCTGCGACATGTACTGAGCAAGGTTCCCTGGGAAGACATGACCCCACCAGCAATCGAACTTCCGCCGCGGCCGGAACAGGGCAACTACACCCGCCCACCGATCAACGAACAGTTCTTCGTGCCGAATGCCTACCCCTACACCTAG
- a CDS encoding thermonuclease family protein, whose translation MTLSPAILPPRVVADPHPRQEVTVLTVNNGQEVLVDLEGEGRAVRLACIQAPLVEQRPWAQNATDQLRRSLQPGNGVVLELRARDVYGRIVARLINDGADVAAPLLKQGAVFAYDGYLGQCNDVDYNRLEREAKAAQLGIWSVQGGIERPWNLIEASGGRLEP comes from the coding sequence TTGACCCTTTCCCCAGCGATCCTTCCTCCCAGGGTCGTCGCTGACCCTCATCCCCGTCAGGAGGTGACGGTTTTGACGGTGAACAACGGCCAGGAAGTACTTGTTGATCTTGAGGGTGAGGGACGTGCCGTCAGGCTGGCTTGCATTCAGGCACCGCTCGTCGAGCAGAGGCCATGGGCACAAAACGCCACAGATCAGCTTCGCCGTTCCCTTCAGCCTGGAAACGGCGTTGTTCTGGAGCTGCGTGCAAGGGACGTGTACGGCAGGATTGTGGCTCGATTAATCAACGATGGGGCTGATGTGGCTGCTCCACTCTTGAAGCAAGGTGCAGTTTTTGCCTACGACGGTTATCTGGGGCAGTGCAATGACGTCGATTACAACCGTCTTGAGCGTGAAGCCAAAGCGGCCCAGCTTGGGATCTGGAGTGTTCAAGGAGGCATTGAACGCCCATGGAATCTGATTGAGGCGTCCGGAGGACGACTTGAGCCTTGA
- a CDS encoding glutamine synthetase III codes for MPHPARLAALQAIQQRTPLHCAPAQPLEEVWASDVFTLARMKSALPKESYKVVRRVIRDGGRLDLAVADVVAQAMKDWAVSQGAHYYAHVFYPLTNSTAEKHDGFISPQGDGQAIHEFSGKLLVQGEPDGSSFPNGGIRSTFEARGYTAWDITSPAYLMRTSNGVTLCIPTVFVSWTGEALDKKTPLLRSNAAMNRQAKRLLHLLGNEEVAPVNSSCGAEQEYFLVDTQFATLRPDLLLAGRTLFGAASPKGQQFDDHYFGAIPERVQVFMQDVESQLYRLGIPAKTRHNEVAPGQFEIAPVHEAANVATDHQQLIMTTLRSTAKRHGFTCLLHEKPFAGINGSGKHVNWSVGNSTQGNLLDPGRTPHDNLQFLLFCAAVIRGVHCNGPLLRAVVATAGNDHRLGANEAPPAIISVYLGQQLEQVFQQIQRGEVTGSSHGGVMRLGVDTLPEFPKDAGDRNRTSPFAFTGNRFEFRAVGSGQSVAGPLVAMNTVLADSLEWISDRLEAEMGSGQSLEQSAAVVIRQIMDQHGSAVFGGDGYSDAWHREATDDRGLENLRNTAEALPVLRREEVRSLFQRHGVISSVEMESRYEVYGEQYSLAIEVEAKVALSMVRTQISPAVQKHLSALARSLQQQQSLGLQPETRDLHQIAELHKRMDDHATALAGELHQLHNGDTAAAMNHCAGVLLPRLQQLREAVDALEEHVDDDRWPLPSYREMLFVR; via the coding sequence ATGCCCCATCCCGCCCGTCTGGCTGCACTTCAGGCCATCCAGCAGCGCACGCCGTTGCACTGTGCGCCCGCGCAACCCCTGGAAGAGGTTTGGGCGAGCGACGTGTTCACGCTCGCAAGGATGAAAAGTGCCCTGCCCAAGGAGTCCTACAAAGTGGTCCGCCGCGTGATCCGCGATGGCGGGCGCCTTGATCTCGCTGTGGCGGATGTGGTCGCCCAAGCGATGAAGGACTGGGCTGTGTCCCAGGGCGCGCATTATTACGCACACGTTTTTTATCCCCTCACCAACTCCACTGCGGAGAAGCACGACGGTTTCATCAGCCCGCAAGGTGATGGTCAGGCGATCCATGAGTTCTCAGGGAAGCTCCTCGTGCAGGGTGAACCTGATGGCAGCTCCTTCCCCAATGGAGGCATCCGTTCCACCTTCGAGGCTCGTGGTTACACGGCCTGGGACATCACCAGTCCGGCTTATTTGATGCGCACCTCCAACGGAGTGACGCTCTGCATTCCCACGGTGTTTGTGAGCTGGACAGGTGAGGCTCTTGATAAGAAAACGCCTCTGCTCCGTTCGAATGCCGCCATGAACCGGCAGGCGAAGAGGTTGCTTCACCTTCTTGGCAACGAAGAGGTGGCTCCTGTGAACAGCTCCTGTGGGGCCGAGCAGGAATATTTTCTGGTGGACACTCAGTTCGCCACCCTCAGGCCTGACCTTCTGCTCGCGGGTCGCACGCTGTTCGGCGCGGCATCACCCAAGGGTCAGCAATTTGATGATCACTATTTCGGTGCGATTCCGGAAAGAGTGCAGGTGTTCATGCAAGACGTGGAGAGCCAGCTTTACAGACTCGGAATTCCAGCCAAGACCCGACACAACGAAGTTGCACCTGGCCAGTTCGAGATCGCGCCAGTTCATGAAGCCGCCAATGTCGCCACGGATCATCAGCAACTGATCATGACCACGCTGCGCAGTACCGCCAAGCGTCATGGGTTCACATGCCTGCTACATGAAAAGCCTTTCGCTGGAATCAACGGGTCCGGAAAGCATGTGAACTGGTCGGTTGGAAACAGCACCCAGGGCAACCTGCTGGATCCCGGCCGCACTCCCCACGACAACCTTCAATTCCTGTTGTTCTGTGCTGCAGTGATCCGCGGTGTGCATTGCAATGGTCCCTTGCTGCGTGCCGTTGTGGCGACGGCGGGCAATGACCATCGCCTCGGTGCCAACGAAGCCCCTCCAGCGATCATTTCCGTGTATCTCGGACAGCAGCTGGAGCAGGTCTTCCAGCAGATTCAACGGGGAGAGGTCACAGGAAGCTCCCACGGGGGAGTGATGCGTCTGGGTGTGGATACCCTCCCGGAATTCCCCAAAGATGCCGGAGATCGCAACCGCACCTCCCCCTTTGCCTTCACCGGAAACAGGTTTGAGTTCCGTGCTGTTGGCTCCGGCCAGTCTGTCGCTGGGCCCCTCGTGGCGATGAATACCGTGCTGGCTGACTCCCTGGAATGGATCAGCGATCGCCTTGAAGCTGAGATGGGCTCTGGCCAGAGTCTCGAACAGTCTGCGGCGGTGGTGATTCGGCAGATCATGGATCAGCATGGTTCCGCCGTGTTCGGCGGTGATGGTTACTCCGACGCGTGGCATCGGGAAGCGACCGACGATCGTGGCCTGGAAAATCTCCGCAATACCGCCGAAGCTCTGCCAGTGCTGCGCCGCGAGGAGGTGCGAAGCCTGTTCCAGCGCCATGGCGTGATCTCATCGGTGGAGATGGAAAGCCGCTACGAGGTGTATGGAGAGCAGTACTCCCTCGCGATTGAAGTGGAGGCCAAAGTGGCCCTCTCCATGGTGCGCACGCAAATCAGCCCAGCCGTTCAGAAGCATCTGAGCGCCCTGGCGCGCAGCCTGCAGCAGCAGCAGTCACTCGGACTTCAGCCTGAAACCCGCGATCTCCATCAGATCGCTGAGTTGCACAAGCGTATGGACGACCATGCAACGGCTCTGGCAGGGGAATTGCACCAGTTGCACAACGGAGACACCGCCGCGGCCATGAACCACTGCGCGGGTGTGTTGCTGCCTCGGCTGCAGCAGTTGCGTGAGGCCGTGGATGCCTTGGAGGAACACGTGGACGACGATCGCTGGCCCCTGCCCTCCTACCGGGAGATGCTCTTCGTTCGCTAA